The segment GCAAACATCAGCAGGTTACCCGATGCCCGCTCACGGGAAATTATAGATGGTGCCATACGCTGGGCAGATGCAAACCCCGATGAGATAAGCTACGGCGTGGGTAACTACGACACCTCATTACAGATCTCCCCGAACTTAGTCGGCTTCCAATCGGTCCTCTACGGGGTCGGCACAGAGTCAAATGCCATGGGGCAGAAAGTGCATAAGATAACCGTCGACCGTCAGACGGAGTTTAACAAGGCGCAAGCGGAGCTGGCAGGAATATACCAAAAGCTGCGCGGCCATAAATCCAGCCTTGGTCCGGGCATGCCCGAGTTTGATTATTCGACGCTCCCCGAGACTCCACCTGAATACAAGCCTGGCGATGAGAGTGCGGGCCTCGAACTCGTCGATGTCACGCTTTGGACCGCGAAGAGGATGCGCGAGGACAAATCCGTGTCGAACGAGCTGAAAAGCCTCTTCTTTCGGCAAGCACGGCGCGGACATACCGACGAGGTGTCACTTGCTGCACTTGATCGCCGCTGGCGGTTCCTGGCCGACCTCCCGCTGCCGGGACCAGAGAATCCTATATCGCCGGAGCTCCAAGCCGTCGTCAATGAGATGGAACGCAAGCGCCGAGCGGCGGTAGCGTCCCTTAGATGAAGCGAGAGGTCCGCCTGTGGGAGCGGACCCTCGTCATCGGTTAAGGCCGTTGTAAGTTTAATACCAGCAATTCGAGCGAAATGACGACCGTCCTGGTCGTTCAACCCCAAAACCGGGGTGTGTCCGTTTCTTCAAGGATGTGACTAAGGCGGTCTTCTGTGCTTCAAACTCAGTCAAAGCGCCAGAACAGAGCTCATCTTGATCCAAATCCAAAACGCCTCCGTTTAAAAGGCTTGCGTTCAAGCGTCGGCAAAGTCGACCAGCGTCGGTGACGCCCGACTCTGAAACCTGCTTAACCGCCGCCGGTTGTGTCGCGAAGGTGGTGGAAATTTGAAGGTGGCGTAATCTCCGGGTGAACCAAACCCACCCAATCGGCGGCTGCAACCGCCAAGGAGATCACGCCATGACGAAGAATACAGACACCAGCATGCTTGCGCTACTGGCCAATGAAGTGGGCTATGATCCGATCGAGGATCGGCTGCGGCAGAATATCCGTGCGACCATCGAGGCGCTGTTCGAGGAGGAGCTTTCCGCCTTCATCGGTCGCTGTCGCTATGGCCGGGGCGGTGCCACGAAGAAGGGTTACCGCAACGGACACCGCGAGCGCCAGCTCGTGGGCACCTTTGGCACCGAAACGGTCAGCGTGCCGCGCGCCCGGATCGAGAACGAAGAGGGCAAGATCACCGAATGGCGCTCCAAGGCGCTGCCGCGCTATCAACGGCTGACGAAGAAGGCAGAAGCCCTGATCGCCTCGGTCTATCTGGCCGGAACGAACACACGGCGGGTCAAACGCGCGCTCTACGGCCTGTTTCAGGGGGCAGTCGGCAAGGACGTGGTCAGCCGGGCCTGGCGCAAGGTGAAGGTGGACTGGGACGCGTGGTGCGCCCGCAATCTGGCCGATGAAGATATCGTCCGTCTCATTCTGGACGGCACCGTCATCAAGACCCGACTCGACCGCAAGGCCACGAACATCTCGGTGCTGGCGGCCATCGGTGTGCGCCGGGATGGCCAGAAGGTTCTGTTATCCATCATGAATATGGGGGGAGAGAGCAAGGCCGCCTGGGGCCAGTTCCTCGCCGATCTCGATGCGCGCGGGCTGAAGCGGCCCGAGTTCGTCATCATCGACGGCGCCCCTGGTCTTGAGGCCGCACTTGTCGCGCTCTGGGGCGAGGACTTGGCCGTCCAGCGCTGCACGGTCCACAAGCATCGCAACCTGCTCGGCCATGCCCCGAAGACAATGCACGACGAGCTGACCGAGGACTACCGCGACATGATCTACGCCGACACCGCGGTCGAGGTCGAGAAACGCCGCAAGGCATTCCTGCGCAAATGGCGGCTGAAATGCAAGGCCGTCGCCGACAGCCTCGAGGAGGCAGGCGACCGGCTGTTCACCTTCACGCGGCTCGACCCGTCACAATGGAAATCGGCGCGGACAACGAACGCGATCGAGC is part of the Paracoccaceae bacterium Fryx2 genome and harbors:
- a CDS encoding DUF3800 domain-containing protein — protein: MAVDALTARHAAANNLVSLPGELMYYYIDESGNTGLHLFDPAQPLLYYGVLGARANLDVIAAPLLRTLRKELGVKRIHANELGVAKLTTIAERLEKFSKKNDLRFSIFTVDKKDHAIISYFDQVFDAGLNEAVAWNHYWTPLRYPLLFKVAYLFDEEIAKTAWKARLEKNSARCASMLQGVHRQLLANISRLPDARSREIIDGAIRWADANPDEISYGVGNYDTSLQISPNLVGFQSVLYGVGTESNAMGQKVHKITVDRQTEFNKAQAELAGIYQKLRGHKSSLGPGMPEFDYSTLPETPPEYKPGDESAGLELVDVTLWTAKRMREDKSVSNELKSLFFRQARRGHTDEVSLAALDRRWRFLADLPLPGPENPISPELQAVVNEMERKRRAAVASLR
- a CDS encoding IS256 family transposase, producing MTKNTDTSMLALLANEVGYDPIEDRLRQNIRATIEALFEEELSAFIGRCRYGRGGATKKGYRNGHRERQLVGTFGTETVSVPRARIENEEGKITEWRSKALPRYQRLTKKAEALIASVYLAGTNTRRVKRALYGLFQGAVGKDVVSRAWRKVKVDWDAWCARNLADEDIVRLILDGTVIKTRLDRKATNISVLAAIGVRRDGQKVLLSIMNMGGESKAAWGQFLADLDARGLKRPEFVIIDGAPGLEAALVALWGEDLAVQRCTVHKHRNLLGHAPKTMHDELTEDYRDMIYADTAVEVEKRRKAFLRKWRLKCKAVADSLEEAGDRLFTFTRLDPSQWKSARTTNAIERLNEEFRRRVKTQTVLPCAETVPMLLWALMASGQIQMRKVDGWETLDQPIEPIILDLVA